One window of Thermacetogenium phaeum DSM 12270 genomic DNA carries:
- a CDS encoding FAD-dependent oxidoreductase, whose protein sequence is MEKEKKGISRRSFLKGVAVGAAGIAAAGALAGCGQQEKPHPDSNAEKQTGYSWEVPPEPIPEKEIKKTVTSDVVVIGAGVSGLMAALAAVESNVKTVLIEKHSSFTARGGHNGAIGSKLQKKLGIEIDKAQVVRDLVRWAGTKVDERLIMLWADKSGEVMDYLIDMAEAEGMEVTMFNSGSSDKYYTEYVTAHMFGGMNEANLAGMLEKKIRQKGGDIYYKTPAVQLIRKEGGRVTGVIAGEEGNYTLFNARKAVVLCTGDYGNNKEMLERFCPKALDVDMNVYAPALNTGDGHKMGLWIGAALQEEEPHAPMIHNLGGAPMTSNPFLRVNALGERYQNEDVPVPYICNAISRQPRNIAWVVFDGKFADDAPKMGGGFAREPMVTQETLKALEKAIGNKTAVKADTIEDLAQKMGVPVESFRATVERYNQLAKMGVDLDFGKNPRMLTTIEQPPFYAAKIPTALLVVLGGFKVNTKMQVLDTKGKIIPGLYAAGNVTGDFFANDYPVICPGLSHGRALTFGRIAGLNAAAEKV, encoded by the coding sequence ATGGAGAAAGAGAAAAAGGGAATTTCACGCAGAAGTTTCCTGAAAGGGGTGGCGGTAGGTGCGGCAGGCATAGCCGCGGCAGGAGCTTTGGCCGGCTGCGGACAGCAGGAGAAACCCCATCCTGACTCTAATGCTGAAAAACAAACAGGATACAGCTGGGAGGTGCCGCCGGAGCCGATCCCCGAGAAAGAGATCAAGAAGACGGTTACCTCGGACGTAGTGGTAATCGGGGCGGGGGTGTCGGGCTTGATGGCGGCCTTAGCGGCAGTAGAGTCGAATGTTAAAACTGTGCTCATTGAAAAACATTCCTCTTTTACGGCCCGCGGTGGCCATAACGGGGCCATCGGCAGCAAGCTGCAGAAGAAGCTAGGGATTGAAATTGACAAGGCGCAAGTGGTCAGGGATCTGGTAAGATGGGCCGGAACTAAGGTTGATGAGCGACTGATCATGCTTTGGGCAGATAAGAGCGGGGAAGTTATGGACTACCTGATAGATATGGCCGAGGCTGAAGGCATGGAAGTCACCATGTTTAACAGTGGAAGCAGTGATAAGTACTACACCGAGTATGTGACGGCCCATATGTTCGGTGGTATGAACGAAGCCAATCTGGCCGGTATGTTGGAGAAGAAGATCCGACAAAAGGGCGGGGATATCTATTACAAGACACCAGCAGTGCAGCTGATCCGGAAAGAAGGCGGCCGTGTTACCGGAGTTATCGCTGGCGAGGAAGGCAATTACACGTTATTTAACGCAAGAAAGGCTGTGGTGCTCTGCACCGGAGATTATGGGAACAACAAGGAGATGCTGGAGAGGTTCTGTCCCAAGGCGCTGGATGTAGATATGAATGTTTATGCCCCTGCTTTGAACACCGGAGACGGCCATAAAATGGGGCTCTGGATCGGGGCGGCCCTGCAGGAGGAGGAACCCCATGCGCCCATGATCCACAACCTTGGTGGCGCACCAATGACCTCCAATCCGTTCCTCCGTGTTAATGCCCTGGGTGAGCGCTACCAGAATGAGGATGTGCCGGTGCCCTATATTTGTAACGCCATCTCCCGACAACCGCGCAATATCGCTTGGGTGGTATTTGATGGAAAGTTTGCAGATGATGCCCCAAAGATGGGCGGAGGATTTGCACGAGAACCGATGGTTACGCAGGAGACGCTTAAAGCTTTGGAAAAGGCTATTGGCAACAAAACGGCAGTTAAGGCCGACACCATCGAGGATCTGGCCCAAAAGATGGGTGTTCCTGTGGAGAGCTTCCGAGCCACCGTGGAGAGATACAACCAGTTGGCGAAGATGGGAGTAGACCTCGATTTCGGGAAGAATCCCAGGATGCTTACCACCATTGAGCAGCCGCCTTTTTACGCCGCCAAGATACCGACAGCGCTTCTGGTGGTCCTGGGTGGATTCAAGGTGAATACTAAGATGCAGGTACTGGATACCAAAGGGAAAATCATTCCGGGGCTTTATGCAGCAGGAAACGTGACGGGCGATTTCTTCGCTAATGATTATCCCGTAATCTGCCCGGGGCTTAGCCATGGGCGTGCTTTGACATTTGGTCGCATCGCCGGTTTAAATGCCGCCGCTGAGAAAGTTTGA
- a CDS encoding IS110 family RNA-guided transposase, protein MYFVGIDWADLHHDVAVLDEKGQELKYFTVPHNREGLEQLKQTLLGINPDPESFACLVETKNGLLVQFLLEAGFPVYPLNPKVVDYRRKPSGAKSDPIDARLLASIGRSDLAQLKRLKPDTELVCELKILTRDQDSLIQESTRLNNKLIACLKEYYPAALEFFSKPTLPVALEFYKRYPTPELVREATVPEIAAFLKKHKHPRPNQTAISIWQKAQEPQLNASAPTVRAKCRLMLALVGQLEVVKEQIAAYDKEIDRLFQQHSDSKIFASLPGAARRLAPRLLAEWGDERDRYENAAVVQALAGTSPVLFQSGKYRFARQRKSCVKPFRRVMHLFSFQSIRWVPWAREYYYAKRCQGKTHHEALRALANIWVRIIFAMWKNRTCYDEAAFIAARSRHFNRVA, encoded by the coding sequence ATGTACTTTGTAGGAATTGACTGGGCTGACTTGCATCATGACGTAGCCGTGCTTGATGAAAAAGGCCAAGAGCTAAAATACTTCACCGTTCCCCATAATAGGGAAGGCTTAGAGCAGTTGAAACAAACACTATTGGGCATCAACCCCGATCCAGAGAGCTTCGCCTGTCTGGTGGAAACCAAAAACGGCCTTTTAGTGCAGTTTCTTTTGGAAGCCGGTTTCCCGGTTTACCCCTTGAACCCGAAGGTTGTGGATTACCGGCGTAAGCCCTCAGGGGCGAAGAGCGACCCCATCGATGCCCGTCTTCTGGCTAGCATCGGCCGGTCCGATCTGGCGCAGCTAAAGAGGCTAAAGCCGGATACTGAACTGGTCTGCGAGCTAAAGATATTGACCAGGGATCAGGACAGCCTGATCCAGGAATCCACCCGCCTGAACAACAAGCTCATTGCCTGCTTGAAGGAATATTACCCGGCGGCCCTCGAATTCTTCTCAAAACCAACCCTACCGGTAGCTCTGGAGTTTTACAAGCGCTATCCAACCCCGGAGCTGGTAAGGGAAGCTACCGTTCCGGAGATAGCCGCTTTTCTGAAAAAGCATAAGCATCCCAGACCCAACCAAACGGCCATCTCCATCTGGCAGAAGGCACAGGAACCACAGCTTAATGCCAGCGCTCCCACCGTGCGGGCAAAGTGCCGCTTGATGCTCGCCCTGGTGGGCCAGCTGGAGGTGGTTAAGGAGCAGATAGCCGCTTATGATAAGGAGATCGACCGCCTTTTTCAGCAGCACTCCGACAGCAAAATCTTCGCTAGCCTTCCTGGAGCGGCCAGAAGACTGGCGCCAAGACTGCTGGCGGAGTGGGGCGACGAACGTGACCGTTACGAGAACGCAGCTGTGGTTCAGGCTTTAGCGGGCACCTCGCCTGTGCTCTTTCAGAGCGGCAAGTACCGATTTGCCAGACAGCGCAAGTCCTGCGTCAAACCTTTCCGGCGGGTAATGCATCTCTTTTCCTTCCAGAGCATCAGGTGGGTTCCCTGGGCAAGGGAGTATTACTATGCGAAGAGATGCCAGGGGAAAACTCACCACGAAGCTTTGCGGGCTCTGGCGAACATCTGGGTCAGGATTATCTTTGCCATGTGGAAAAACCGCACTTGCTACGACGAAGCTGCATTCATTGCCGCCCGCTCCAGGCATTTTAACCGGGTAGCGTGA
- a CDS encoding late competence development ComFB family protein — protein MLRLVNVMEILVEETIEDIMKSHPDFCTCERCRYDVAAIALNKLPPSYVVTMEGEAILRANSLKQQVRVDLIRAVTEAMIIVGKNPHHAENRG, from the coding sequence ATGCTCCGTCTGGTAAATGTCATGGAAATCCTGGTGGAAGAAACCATTGAAGATATTATGAAGTCTCACCCCGATTTTTGCACTTGTGAACGTTGTCGATATGACGTTGCGGCAATTGCTTTGAATAAACTGCCTCCTTCTTATGTTGTAACAATGGAGGGCGAGGCTATATTGCGGGCGAATTCACTAAAGCAGCAGGTCAGGGTGGATCTCATCCGTGCGGTAACCGAAGCAATGATAATTGTGGGCAAAAATCCGCATCACGCAGAAAATCGGGGTTGA
- a CDS encoding SPASM domain-containing protein: MKTLKLLGGYGCIAGQLLVTVDTSGLIHPCSHLDFTVGVVEDLPELWKKNELWKGFRDRASILKGKCSRCPVRELCRGGCAVFNQHNNLGFDEPDPDIACC, from the coding sequence ATGAAAACTCTGAAGCTTCTGGGAGGTTATGGGTGTATTGCCGGACAACTGCTGGTAACCGTGGATACGTCCGGGCTTATTCACCCCTGCAGCCATCTTGATTTTACCGTTGGTGTCGTCGAAGACCTCCCAGAGCTATGGAAGAAAAATGAGCTCTGGAAGGGATTCCGGGATAGAGCGTCTATTCTGAAGGGGAAGTGTAGTCGCTGTCCGGTTCGGGAACTGTGCCGTGGGGGATGCGCCGTCTTCAACCAGCATAATAACCTCGGGTTTGACGAACCCGATCCGGATATAGCTTGCTGTTGA
- a CDS encoding polysaccharide deacetylase family protein produces MAIRCFRYPRLAALVIIACLFLWGCRESKNYSGGNTKKETPSFIQNESGQKSDGNNGGIDNKPEPDPGKEETKPSPNLVNDRYDNTKYAWYLIKRNDHLPPATGEKLVELADKYNAIYLGDTSRKVVYLTFDEGYENGYTAVILDILKENSVRAAFFITMPYLQKNPDLVERMIREGHIVGNHTVNHPSLPDVRDDQKLKNEIEELSKAYKEKTGQEQSLRVMRERSGTLSETSRLKVIPLEPSMRLDNTESR; encoded by the coding sequence GTGGCTATAAGATGCTTTCGATACCCGCGGCTGGCTGCTTTAGTCATTATCGCTTGTTTATTCTTGTGGGGTTGCAGGGAGAGCAAAAATTATTCAGGCGGGAATACAAAAAAGGAAACACCATCCTTTATACAAAATGAATCTGGGCAAAAGAGCGATGGCAATAATGGCGGCATTGATAACAAACCTGAACCCGATCCTGGTAAGGAGGAAACAAAACCGTCGCCGAACCTGGTTAACGACCGCTATGATAACACAAAATACGCCTGGTATTTGATCAAAAGAAATGATCATCTGCCTCCGGCAACAGGAGAAAAGCTCGTCGAACTAGCAGATAAATACAATGCAATCTACCTGGGGGATACCTCCCGAAAGGTAGTCTATCTGACTTTTGATGAGGGGTATGAAAACGGGTATACAGCGGTAATACTGGATATCCTCAAGGAAAACAGTGTTCGAGCGGCATTCTTTATCACAATGCCCTATCTTCAAAAAAATCCCGATCTGGTGGAAAGGATGATCCGTGAAGGACACATAGTGGGTAATCACACCGTAAATCATCCCAGCCTACCTGATGTACGCGATGATCAGAAGTTGAAAAATGAAATTGAGGAATTGAGTAAAGCATATAAAGAGAAAACAGGGCAGGAGCAGTCTCTCAGAGTAATGCGGGAGCGCTCGGGAACATTATCCGAGACCTCAAGGCTCAAGGTTATTCCTTTGGAACCCTCGATGAGATTGGATAATACGGAATCTAGATAA
- a CDS encoding oxidoreductase, whose amino-acid sequence MANDEKPKTGISRRTFLKGAVVGAAGVASGGLLAGCGGKEQPSESTGAATPSGADKRELIAAAYVNPQDYNYRQKTTDFKTLFSPLKIGPLKLNHRMIKSAAGSATYLAGPTDELLQYYIQFAKGGVELIWVEKIPWLEPPADGSAVPRENVEFGKKLVKECGKYGAKLGYQTYGPPPKPVGEMTSEDIAGAQARIVAIAKLIQQMGFVGLEINAAGFNLGAHFLSRFHNNRTDKYGAGSLENRARFVTECIEKIKKACGKDFIVQVLMNCIEENDNLTNNATLATLDKDVTTPHNRVMTIEEGIEIAKLFEAAGCDSMHLRLGPLDNHPCQFAGDLYFILNGIEGATGFGTQWDFSRHWQGQLIGNHSGAGMTLNIVARYKKALSIPCGAVTYMDPAHAPAYFEKALADGKVDFYMMNRPLTVDPEYVNKLKKGRIDEIAPCTRCLHCHVGSNEMNREMAYCRVNALTQRVMTDKGPKTYELEPAATPKKVMVIGGGPAGMEAARIAAARGHKVTLYEKKGTLGGKLTFASMVKGPHENLDDLKAYLIRQLEINGVKVVLNKEVDAEFINSEAPDVVILAVGALPGKVGVSGGNVPIIEYDQFMSKDTGNNVVVFGSNAQAFDCALWLTVRKKKVTIVTPNPNEELDKQQSQHAKRFMTTALYSLGVKVYPGSKIKEIGDGQITIVTDTGVETVIPADSIINAADLLPNKSLLEGISVKEKYAIGDCNEPYNIAMAIRAGNDVGRAV is encoded by the coding sequence ATGGCTAATGATGAGAAACCAAAAACAGGCATCTCACGCAGGACATTTCTTAAAGGAGCAGTTGTCGGCGCGGCCGGAGTAGCTTCAGGCGGATTGTTAGCTGGTTGCGGCGGAAAAGAGCAGCCATCAGAAAGTACTGGTGCTGCGACACCCAGTGGCGCAGATAAAAGAGAGCTGATAGCGGCGGCCTATGTCAATCCGCAAGATTATAACTACCGTCAAAAAACCACCGACTTCAAGACGCTGTTTTCGCCCTTGAAGATCGGCCCGCTTAAACTCAACCACCGCATGATTAAATCCGCTGCCGGATCGGCCACTTATTTGGCTGGACCTACTGATGAGTTGCTCCAGTACTATATACAGTTTGCCAAAGGCGGTGTTGAGTTAATCTGGGTAGAAAAAATTCCTTGGTTAGAGCCACCTGCAGACGGCAGCGCAGTACCCCGGGAAAATGTTGAATTCGGCAAGAAACTCGTTAAGGAGTGCGGCAAATACGGCGCCAAGCTCGGTTATCAGACATATGGGCCCCCACCGAAACCGGTTGGCGAAATGACGTCCGAAGACATCGCCGGGGCCCAAGCCCGTATTGTGGCCATCGCTAAGTTAATTCAGCAAATGGGCTTTGTAGGTTTGGAGATCAACGCCGCCGGCTTTAACCTCGGCGCGCATTTCCTTTCGCGTTTCCACAACAACCGCACTGACAAATACGGTGCAGGCAGTCTGGAAAATCGTGCTCGCTTCGTGACCGAATGCATCGAAAAAATCAAAAAAGCCTGTGGCAAAGACTTTATCGTTCAAGTATTGATGAACTGCATCGAAGAAAACGACAACCTCACCAACAACGCTACCTTGGCGACGTTAGATAAAGATGTTACCACACCGCACAATAGAGTAATGACTATTGAAGAAGGCATCGAAATTGCCAAGTTGTTCGAGGCTGCTGGTTGCGATTCGATGCATCTGCGCTTAGGTCCTCTCGACAACCATCCTTGTCAATTCGCCGGCGACCTTTACTTTATCTTAAACGGTATAGAGGGCGCAACCGGTTTTGGTACCCAGTGGGATTTCTCAAGGCATTGGCAAGGCCAGTTGATCGGCAACCACAGTGGCGCCGGCATGACGCTCAACATTGTCGCGCGCTACAAAAAAGCGCTCAGCATTCCTTGCGGCGCCGTCACCTACATGGATCCGGCCCATGCCCCGGCTTATTTCGAGAAGGCACTCGCCGACGGCAAGGTCGACTTCTATATGATGAACCGCCCGCTTACCGTTGACCCCGAATACGTCAATAAACTGAAAAAGGGGCGCATCGACGAAATCGCCCCCTGCACGCGTTGTTTACACTGCCACGTTGGCTCAAACGAGATGAACCGCGAGATGGCCTATTGCCGCGTTAACGCCCTGACGCAACGCGTAATGACCGACAAGGGCCCGAAGACCTATGAGCTCGAACCGGCTGCAACTCCAAAGAAGGTCATGGTTATCGGCGGCGGCCCTGCCGGTATGGAAGCTGCCCGCATCGCAGCCGCCCGTGGTCACAAAGTCACGCTCTATGAAAAGAAAGGTACGCTCGGAGGCAAGCTCACCTTTGCCAGCATGGTCAAAGGACCTCACGAAAACCTTGACGACCTTAAGGCTTACCTGATCAGACAACTGGAGATTAACGGGGTGAAGGTTGTTTTGAATAAGGAAGTCGACGCCGAGTTTATTAACAGTGAAGCCCCCGATGTCGTAATCCTTGCAGTCGGCGCTTTGCCGGGCAAGGTGGGCGTGAGTGGCGGTAACGTGCCGATTATCGAGTATGACCAATTTATGAGCAAGGACACCGGCAATAACGTCGTGGTATTCGGCTCAAACGCCCAGGCCTTTGACTGCGCTTTGTGGCTGACGGTGCGCAAGAAGAAAGTCACCATTGTGACGCCGAACCCCAACGAGGAGCTCGACAAGCAGCAGTCTCAGCACGCCAAACGATTTATGACCACAGCGCTCTATTCTCTGGGTGTAAAAGTCTATCCGGGATCCAAGATCAAGGAAATCGGCGACGGCCAGATCACCATTGTAACAGATACCGGTGTTGAGACCGTCATCCCCGCAGACTCAATCATCAACGCCGCCGACTTGTTGCCGAACAAGTCTTTGCTTGAAGGTATTTCAGTGAAAGAGAAATACGCAATCGGCGACTGCAATGAACCGTATAACATTGCTATGGCAATCCGCGCCGGAAACGATGTGGGCCGCGCTGTGTAA
- a CDS encoding DUF6612 family protein encodes MRKALLTLTLALIMVAAGAFSALAATEVNLNVNGKGIPSINVLVEEGISRFSIDDFSRITGATVVWTEQDVIQISKNGKTLLLTMGERDALLDGNKVVLPRAPIRNGSVVEVPLRFLCETFGCRVDWNAADKTVLVINDEKRNGMNPTELLVNSNLASESVNTCSLDGITNMKIDALVDGERVLPTPLALSVKQQGSVQIEPLQVYIKQNITSKMETDASQESMVTESYITGDKIYIRPNGEDWFVQDLPLPEEFWKEQRDIQSDPLRAAAYIRETGMILSFGDDVSLDGKDYYVINAYLDPNKFQQTYLNLMQQMAQGMPQDLPPEIIQQMEQLLAKVAIFDCNYKLYINKDTLISEILELCMRMDLNLTKEDLEQFGLPAESEKLPEEVYVSMEIDGSYKMSDFGEPFVAPDVSNARNIADMIPQPGENISEQSN; translated from the coding sequence ATGAGGAAGGCCTTATTGACGTTGACCCTGGCGCTGATCATGGTTGCGGCAGGGGCTTTTTCAGCTTTAGCAGCTACAGAAGTAAATCTGAATGTAAACGGAAAAGGGATTCCGTCCATCAACGTCCTTGTCGAAGAGGGAATTTCCAGATTCTCAATTGATGACTTCAGCCGGATTACCGGTGCTACTGTGGTATGGACGGAACAAGACGTTATTCAGATCTCCAAAAATGGCAAGACGTTGCTTCTGACGATGGGAGAACGAGATGCCTTGCTGGATGGCAACAAGGTTGTTCTTCCCCGTGCCCCTATCCGCAACGGAAGCGTTGTAGAAGTCCCGCTGCGTTTCTTATGCGAAACCTTTGGCTGTCGTGTTGATTGGAACGCCGCAGATAAAACAGTTTTAGTAATAAACGATGAAAAAAGAAATGGGATGAACCCGACAGAACTGTTGGTTAATTCCAATCTTGCCAGCGAGAGCGTCAACACTTGCTCCCTGGACGGTATCACGAACATGAAGATAGATGCTCTGGTTGACGGGGAAAGGGTTCTGCCCACTCCGCTGGCCCTTTCCGTCAAGCAGCAAGGATCTGTGCAGATTGAACCGTTGCAAGTTTACATTAAGCAGAACATTACTTCGAAGATGGAAACGGATGCTTCTCAGGAAAGTATGGTTACGGAGAGCTATATTACCGGAGATAAAATCTATATCAGGCCTAACGGAGAGGATTGGTTTGTTCAAGATCTTCCTTTGCCGGAAGAATTCTGGAAAGAACAGCGGGATATTCAATCTGATCCTCTCAGAGCAGCGGCCTATATCCGGGAGACAGGTATGATCCTCAGCTTCGGAGATGATGTATCACTGGACGGGAAGGATTATTATGTAATCAACGCCTATCTGGATCCTAACAAGTTTCAGCAGACTTACTTGAATCTGATGCAGCAGATGGCGCAGGGTATGCCGCAGGATCTTCCTCCGGAGATCATTCAACAGATGGAGCAACTGCTGGCCAAAGTTGCAATATTTGATTGTAATTACAAGCTTTACATCAATAAGGACACTTTAATCTCTGAAATCCTGGAACTTTGCATGCGGATGGATCTGAACTTGACAAAGGAAGACCTGGAGCAGTTTGGACTGCCGGCGGAATCCGAAAAGCTTCCTGAGGAAGTTTATGTAAGTATGGAGATCGATGGAAGCTACAAAATGAGTGATTTCGGAGAGCCCTTCGTCGCCCCTGATGTCAGTAATGCCCGAAACATAGCTGACATGATCCCTCAACCAGGAGAGAATATATCTGAACAAAGTAACTGA